In Hermetia illucens chromosome 5, iHerIll2.2.curated.20191125, whole genome shotgun sequence, a single window of DNA contains:
- the LOC119656787 gene encoding anoctamin-4 isoform X6, whose product MSSLRADTWRRFEDGERSVDFILAFRGNDINRDNIRTRQIFERNLEKEGLQLEREKTQKIHFIKIHAPFDVLCRYCEVLKMKMPIKKLREQDSICQPELRIMKEMKSFFGRPFKFVKLDRNIFPERDYSLMLEYSRNYNFLFDAENPNFFNAATRSNIINFILERQRFSEDADNHTDIGINKLIEDQVYEAAYPLHDGDGIAPGSERYILLKEWASIRKWIKHQPLDNIKEYFGVKIALYFAWLGFYTHMLIPASIAGLICFFYGLVNLGSDKMSDEICSKNNTILMCPQCNAKCDYWYLNETCIYSRISSLFDNNLTIYFAVFMSFWATLYLELWKRYSVNLIHRWGLTDYCHRAEHPRPQYLAQFRTQKKTKFNEIHRILEPNVPFWKVKFPRYLISYSIVFLFICLAIAAVFGVVVYRMSTNTSQNIYGNTDSMSYKIMVLPATAAVINLVVITILNYIYDYLAVFLTDIEYRRTQTEYDESLTLKIYLFQFVNYYSSIFYIAYFKGKFVGYPAKYNKIFSFRQEECSPGGCLMELCIQLVIIMVGKQAINAVIEMVIPYLKKTFNSVTSKIGLSSERGENFKLISCNQWTQDYNLVQCDSRVLFEEYLEMVIQYGFITLFVVAFPLAPLFALFNNVLEMRLDAKKFLMFYRRPVAQRVKDIGVWYYIMSIIGKISVASSAFIIAFSSNFIPRLVYAAVNYKQKRPMEFLNFTLAYFDTKDFQEGTEPMISAFANITSCRYQEYRNPPWSDQPYKKTQIYWHILAARLAFIVVFQNIVGMVQMIVAWAIPDTPRKLRDRIKREEFLTREIIIENETHRNSNGHLKVSVDDVENGNVFTEIDLGGGDDSDDKYAFRRRRNNPDVTGDRTTPV is encoded by the exons ACATGGCGGCGTTTCGAAGATGGAGAAAGATCCGTCGATTTCATATTGGCGTTCCGTGGAAACGACATAAATCGAGATAACATTCGTACACGCCAAATATTTGAACGGAATCTAGAGAAAGAAGGACTACAATTGGAACGAGAGAAAactcaaaaaattcacttcatcAAGATTCACGCTCCATTCGATGTCTTGTGTCGGTACTGTGAAGTCCTTAAAATGAAAATGCCAATAAAAAAG CTTAGGGAACAGGACAGTATTTGCCAGCCAGAACTGCGAATTATGAAAGAGATGAAATCGTTCTTTGGTCGACCTTTTAAGTTTGTGAAATTAGATCGAAATATATTTCCAGAAAGGGATTATTCTCTAATGTTAGAATATTCTAGAAATTATAATTTCTT ATTTGACGCCGAAAACCCCAATTTCTTCAATGCAGCAACACGAAGTAACATTATAAACTTCATACTAGAGAGACAACGGTTTAGTGAAGATGCAGATAACCATACAGACATAGGAATTAACAAATTAATTGAAGATCAGGTTTACGAAGCGGCTTATCCCTTGCATGAT GGGGACGGCATAGCACCAGGGAGTGAAAGATATATATTGCTGAAAGAATGGGCTTCAATAAGGAAATGGATTAA GCATCAGCCGTTAGATAACATAAAGGAATACTTTGGCGTGAAAATAGCTCTATATTTTGCATGGTTAGGATTTTATACACATATGCTTATTCCAGCGTCAATTGCAGGGTTAATATGTTTTTTCTATGGACTGGTTAATTTAGGGTCGGATAAAATGAG TGATGAAATATGTAGTAAGAATAATACAATATTAATGTGTCCACAATGCAATGCCAAATGCGACTACTGGTACCTAAATGAGACTTGCATTTACTCGCGCATTAGTTCCCTTTTTGATAATAACCTCACCATTTACTTCGCCGTTTTTATGTCTTTTTGGG CAACTCTTTACCTGGAGTTATGGAAACGTTACTCAGTAAATTTGATACATCGGTGGGGTCTGACTGACTATTGTCATCGAGCGGAACATCCTCGGCCGCAGTATCTAGCTCAATTCCGCACACAAAAAaagaccaaattcaacgaaataCATAGAATATTGGAACCAAACGTGCCTTTCTGGAAAGTCAAATTTCCAAGATATCTGATAAGTTATTCGATAGTGTTTTTGTTT ATATGCCTTGCAATTGCCGCCGTCTTCGGTGTTGTTGTTTACAGAATGTCGACAAATACCTCGCAAAATATCTATGGGAACACAGACTCAATGTCATACAAAATCATGGTACTACCAGCGACAGCAGCTGTAATAAACTTGGTTGTTATTAcaattttaaattacatttacgACTATTTGGCTGTGTTTTTAACTGATATCGAATATCGGCGGACACAAACTGAATACGATGAGAGCCTCACTTTGAAGATATATCTGTTCCAGTTCGTCAACTACTACAGCTCCATATTTTATATAGCCTATTTCAAGGGAAAATTCGTAGGATATCCagccaaatataataaaatttttagcTTCCGTCAAGAAGAATGTAGCCCCGGCGGCTGTCTGATGGAGTTATGCATTCAACTTGTGATCATTATGGTTGGTAAACAAGCTATAAATGCCGTTATAGAGATGGTGATAccatatctgaaaaaaactttCAATTCTGTGACGAGTAAAATCGGTTTGTCATCAGAACGGGGTGAAAATTTCAAGTTAATATCATGCAATCAGTGGACACAGGATTATAATCTAGTTCAATGCGACTCAAGGGTGCTGTTTGAGGAATATTTGGAGATGG TCATTCAGTATGGTTTCATCACCCTGTTCGTTGTTGCGTTTCCGCTAGCACCACTATTCGCGCTTTTCAATAATGTGCTGGAAATGAGATTGGATGCAAAGAAATTTTTGATGTTTTATAGACGTCCAGTAGCGCAACGAGTCAAGGACATTGGCGTATGGTACTATATTATGTCGATTATCGGAAAAATATCTGTCGCATCAAGT GCTTTCATTATTGCCTTTTCATCGAACTTCATTCCTCGACTTGTATACGCGGCCGTCAATTATAAACAAAAACGTCCGATGGAGTTCCTAAATTTCACATTGGCTTATTTTGATACAAAAGATTTTCAG GAGGGAACGGAGCCAATGATTTCAGCTTTCGCAAACATAACATCATGTCGATATCAAGAGTATCGAAATCCTCCTTGGTCTGATCAGCCTTacaaaaaaacacaaatctACTGGCACATACTTGCCGCTCGCCTAGCCTTCATCGTTGTTTTCCAA AACATTGTTGGAATGGTGCAAATGATAGTTGCATGGGCGATCCCAGATACTCCACGAAAATTGCGTGACCGAATCAAACGTGAAGAATTCCTAACTCGGGAAATAATCATCGAAAATGAGACCCATCGCAACTCAAATGGACACCTAAAAGTAAGCGTGGATGATGTGGAAAACGGGAATGTTTTCACCGAGATTGACTTAGGTGGAGGGGACGATAGCGATGACAAGTATGCTTTCCGCAGGCGGAGAAATAATCCTGATGTAACTGGAGATCGTACAACTCCAGTGTGA
- the LOC119656787 gene encoding anoctamin-4 isoform X5 — translation MGRTSCHENCTWRRFEDGERSVDFILAFRGNDINRDNIRTRQIFERNLEKEGLQLEREKTQKIHFIKIHAPFDVLCRYCEVLKMKMPIKKLREQDSICQPELRIMKEMKSFFGRPFKFVKLDRNIFPERDYSLMLEYSRNYNFLFDAENPNFFNAATRSNIINFILERQRFSEDADNHTDIGINKLIEDQVYEAAYPLHDGDGIAPGSERYILLKEWASIRKWIKHQPLDNIKEYFGVKIALYFAWLGFYTHMLIPASIAGLICFFYGLVNLGSDKMSDEICSKNNTILMCPQCNAKCDYWYLNETCIYSRISSLFDNNLTIYFAVFMSFWATLYLELWKRYSVNLIHRWGLTDYCHRAEHPRPQYLAQFRTQKKTKFNEIHRILEPNVPFWKVKFPRYLISYSIVFLFICLAIAAVFGVVVYRMSTNTSQNIYGNTDSMSYKIMVLPATAAVINLVVITILNYIYDYLAVFLTDIEYRRTQTEYDESLTLKIYLFQFVNYYSSIFYIAYFKGKFVGYPAKYNKIFSFRQEECSPGGCLMELCIQLVIIMVGKQAINAVIEMVIPYLKKTFNSVTSKIGLSSERGENFKLISCNQWTQDYNLVQCDSRVLFEEYLEMVIQYGFITLFVVAFPLAPLFALFNNVLEMRLDAKKFLMFYRRPVAQRVKDIGVWYYIMSIIGKISVASSAFIIAFSSNFIPRLVYAAVNYKQKRPMEFLNFTLAYFDTKDFQEGTEPMISAFANITSCRYQEYRNPPWSDQPYKKTQIYWHILAARLAFIVVFQNIVGMVQMIVAWAIPDTPRKLRDRIKREEFLTREIIIENETHRNSNGHLKVSVDDVENGNVFTEIDLGGGDDSDDKYAFRRRRNNPDVTGDRTTPV, via the exons ATGGGGCGAACGTCCTGTCACGAGAATTGT ACATGGCGGCGTTTCGAAGATGGAGAAAGATCCGTCGATTTCATATTGGCGTTCCGTGGAAACGACATAAATCGAGATAACATTCGTACACGCCAAATATTTGAACGGAATCTAGAGAAAGAAGGACTACAATTGGAACGAGAGAAAactcaaaaaattcacttcatcAAGATTCACGCTCCATTCGATGTCTTGTGTCGGTACTGTGAAGTCCTTAAAATGAAAATGCCAATAAAAAAG CTTAGGGAACAGGACAGTATTTGCCAGCCAGAACTGCGAATTATGAAAGAGATGAAATCGTTCTTTGGTCGACCTTTTAAGTTTGTGAAATTAGATCGAAATATATTTCCAGAAAGGGATTATTCTCTAATGTTAGAATATTCTAGAAATTATAATTTCTT ATTTGACGCCGAAAACCCCAATTTCTTCAATGCAGCAACACGAAGTAACATTATAAACTTCATACTAGAGAGACAACGGTTTAGTGAAGATGCAGATAACCATACAGACATAGGAATTAACAAATTAATTGAAGATCAGGTTTACGAAGCGGCTTATCCCTTGCATGAT GGGGACGGCATAGCACCAGGGAGTGAAAGATATATATTGCTGAAAGAATGGGCTTCAATAAGGAAATGGATTAA GCATCAGCCGTTAGATAACATAAAGGAATACTTTGGCGTGAAAATAGCTCTATATTTTGCATGGTTAGGATTTTATACACATATGCTTATTCCAGCGTCAATTGCAGGGTTAATATGTTTTTTCTATGGACTGGTTAATTTAGGGTCGGATAAAATGAG TGATGAAATATGTAGTAAGAATAATACAATATTAATGTGTCCACAATGCAATGCCAAATGCGACTACTGGTACCTAAATGAGACTTGCATTTACTCGCGCATTAGTTCCCTTTTTGATAATAACCTCACCATTTACTTCGCCGTTTTTATGTCTTTTTGGG CAACTCTTTACCTGGAGTTATGGAAACGTTACTCAGTAAATTTGATACATCGGTGGGGTCTGACTGACTATTGTCATCGAGCGGAACATCCTCGGCCGCAGTATCTAGCTCAATTCCGCACACAAAAAaagaccaaattcaacgaaataCATAGAATATTGGAACCAAACGTGCCTTTCTGGAAAGTCAAATTTCCAAGATATCTGATAAGTTATTCGATAGTGTTTTTGTTT ATATGCCTTGCAATTGCCGCCGTCTTCGGTGTTGTTGTTTACAGAATGTCGACAAATACCTCGCAAAATATCTATGGGAACACAGACTCAATGTCATACAAAATCATGGTACTACCAGCGACAGCAGCTGTAATAAACTTGGTTGTTATTAcaattttaaattacatttacgACTATTTGGCTGTGTTTTTAACTGATATCGAATATCGGCGGACACAAACTGAATACGATGAGAGCCTCACTTTGAAGATATATCTGTTCCAGTTCGTCAACTACTACAGCTCCATATTTTATATAGCCTATTTCAAGGGAAAATTCGTAGGATATCCagccaaatataataaaatttttagcTTCCGTCAAGAAGAATGTAGCCCCGGCGGCTGTCTGATGGAGTTATGCATTCAACTTGTGATCATTATGGTTGGTAAACAAGCTATAAATGCCGTTATAGAGATGGTGATAccatatctgaaaaaaactttCAATTCTGTGACGAGTAAAATCGGTTTGTCATCAGAACGGGGTGAAAATTTCAAGTTAATATCATGCAATCAGTGGACACAGGATTATAATCTAGTTCAATGCGACTCAAGGGTGCTGTTTGAGGAATATTTGGAGATGG TCATTCAGTATGGTTTCATCACCCTGTTCGTTGTTGCGTTTCCGCTAGCACCACTATTCGCGCTTTTCAATAATGTGCTGGAAATGAGATTGGATGCAAAGAAATTTTTGATGTTTTATAGACGTCCAGTAGCGCAACGAGTCAAGGACATTGGCGTATGGTACTATATTATGTCGATTATCGGAAAAATATCTGTCGCATCAAGT GCTTTCATTATTGCCTTTTCATCGAACTTCATTCCTCGACTTGTATACGCGGCCGTCAATTATAAACAAAAACGTCCGATGGAGTTCCTAAATTTCACATTGGCTTATTTTGATACAAAAGATTTTCAG GAGGGAACGGAGCCAATGATTTCAGCTTTCGCAAACATAACATCATGTCGATATCAAGAGTATCGAAATCCTCCTTGGTCTGATCAGCCTTacaaaaaaacacaaatctACTGGCACATACTTGCCGCTCGCCTAGCCTTCATCGTTGTTTTCCAA AACATTGTTGGAATGGTGCAAATGATAGTTGCATGGGCGATCCCAGATACTCCACGAAAATTGCGTGACCGAATCAAACGTGAAGAATTCCTAACTCGGGAAATAATCATCGAAAATGAGACCCATCGCAACTCAAATGGACACCTAAAAGTAAGCGTGGATGATGTGGAAAACGGGAATGTTTTCACCGAGATTGACTTAGGTGGAGGGGACGATAGCGATGACAAGTATGCTTTCCGCAGGCGGAGAAATAATCCTGATGTAACTGGAGATCGTACAACTCCAGTGTGA
- the LOC119656787 gene encoding anoctamin-4 isoform X4, with protein sequence MGDNTFMKDDNLVELQCKCGRYHTGTWRRFEDGERSVDFILAFRGNDINRDNIRTRQIFERNLEKEGLQLEREKTQKIHFIKIHAPFDVLCRYCEVLKMKMPIKKLREQDSICQPELRIMKEMKSFFGRPFKFVKLDRNIFPERDYSLMLEYSRNYNFLFDAENPNFFNAATRSNIINFILERQRFSEDADNHTDIGINKLIEDQVYEAAYPLHDGDGIAPGSERYILLKEWASIRKWIKHQPLDNIKEYFGVKIALYFAWLGFYTHMLIPASIAGLICFFYGLVNLGSDKMSDEICSKNNTILMCPQCNAKCDYWYLNETCIYSRISSLFDNNLTIYFAVFMSFWATLYLELWKRYSVNLIHRWGLTDYCHRAEHPRPQYLAQFRTQKKTKFNEIHRILEPNVPFWKVKFPRYLISYSIVFLFICLAIAAVFGVVVYRMSTNTSQNIYGNTDSMSYKIMVLPATAAVINLVVITILNYIYDYLAVFLTDIEYRRTQTEYDESLTLKIYLFQFVNYYSSIFYIAYFKGKFVGYPAKYNKIFSFRQEECSPGGCLMELCIQLVIIMVGKQAINAVIEMVIPYLKKTFNSVTSKIGLSSERGENFKLISCNQWTQDYNLVQCDSRVLFEEYLEMVIQYGFITLFVVAFPLAPLFALFNNVLEMRLDAKKFLMFYRRPVAQRVKDIGVWYYIMSIIGKISVASSAFIIAFSSNFIPRLVYAAVNYKQKRPMEFLNFTLAYFDTKDFQEGTEPMISAFANITSCRYQEYRNPPWSDQPYKKTQIYWHILAARLAFIVVFQNIVGMVQMIVAWAIPDTPRKLRDRIKREEFLTREIIIENETHRNSNGHLKVSVDDVENGNVFTEIDLGGGDDSDDKYAFRRRRNNPDVTGDRTTPV encoded by the exons ATGGGAGACAATACATTTATGAAAGATGATAATTTAGTAGAGTTACAGTGCAAGTGTGGAAGGTATCATACCGGT ACATGGCGGCGTTTCGAAGATGGAGAAAGATCCGTCGATTTCATATTGGCGTTCCGTGGAAACGACATAAATCGAGATAACATTCGTACACGCCAAATATTTGAACGGAATCTAGAGAAAGAAGGACTACAATTGGAACGAGAGAAAactcaaaaaattcacttcatcAAGATTCACGCTCCATTCGATGTCTTGTGTCGGTACTGTGAAGTCCTTAAAATGAAAATGCCAATAAAAAAG CTTAGGGAACAGGACAGTATTTGCCAGCCAGAACTGCGAATTATGAAAGAGATGAAATCGTTCTTTGGTCGACCTTTTAAGTTTGTGAAATTAGATCGAAATATATTTCCAGAAAGGGATTATTCTCTAATGTTAGAATATTCTAGAAATTATAATTTCTT ATTTGACGCCGAAAACCCCAATTTCTTCAATGCAGCAACACGAAGTAACATTATAAACTTCATACTAGAGAGACAACGGTTTAGTGAAGATGCAGATAACCATACAGACATAGGAATTAACAAATTAATTGAAGATCAGGTTTACGAAGCGGCTTATCCCTTGCATGAT GGGGACGGCATAGCACCAGGGAGTGAAAGATATATATTGCTGAAAGAATGGGCTTCAATAAGGAAATGGATTAA GCATCAGCCGTTAGATAACATAAAGGAATACTTTGGCGTGAAAATAGCTCTATATTTTGCATGGTTAGGATTTTATACACATATGCTTATTCCAGCGTCAATTGCAGGGTTAATATGTTTTTTCTATGGACTGGTTAATTTAGGGTCGGATAAAATGAG TGATGAAATATGTAGTAAGAATAATACAATATTAATGTGTCCACAATGCAATGCCAAATGCGACTACTGGTACCTAAATGAGACTTGCATTTACTCGCGCATTAGTTCCCTTTTTGATAATAACCTCACCATTTACTTCGCCGTTTTTATGTCTTTTTGGG CAACTCTTTACCTGGAGTTATGGAAACGTTACTCAGTAAATTTGATACATCGGTGGGGTCTGACTGACTATTGTCATCGAGCGGAACATCCTCGGCCGCAGTATCTAGCTCAATTCCGCACACAAAAAaagaccaaattcaacgaaataCATAGAATATTGGAACCAAACGTGCCTTTCTGGAAAGTCAAATTTCCAAGATATCTGATAAGTTATTCGATAGTGTTTTTGTTT ATATGCCTTGCAATTGCCGCCGTCTTCGGTGTTGTTGTTTACAGAATGTCGACAAATACCTCGCAAAATATCTATGGGAACACAGACTCAATGTCATACAAAATCATGGTACTACCAGCGACAGCAGCTGTAATAAACTTGGTTGTTATTAcaattttaaattacatttacgACTATTTGGCTGTGTTTTTAACTGATATCGAATATCGGCGGACACAAACTGAATACGATGAGAGCCTCACTTTGAAGATATATCTGTTCCAGTTCGTCAACTACTACAGCTCCATATTTTATATAGCCTATTTCAAGGGAAAATTCGTAGGATATCCagccaaatataataaaatttttagcTTCCGTCAAGAAGAATGTAGCCCCGGCGGCTGTCTGATGGAGTTATGCATTCAACTTGTGATCATTATGGTTGGTAAACAAGCTATAAATGCCGTTATAGAGATGGTGATAccatatctgaaaaaaactttCAATTCTGTGACGAGTAAAATCGGTTTGTCATCAGAACGGGGTGAAAATTTCAAGTTAATATCATGCAATCAGTGGACACAGGATTATAATCTAGTTCAATGCGACTCAAGGGTGCTGTTTGAGGAATATTTGGAGATGG TCATTCAGTATGGTTTCATCACCCTGTTCGTTGTTGCGTTTCCGCTAGCACCACTATTCGCGCTTTTCAATAATGTGCTGGAAATGAGATTGGATGCAAAGAAATTTTTGATGTTTTATAGACGTCCAGTAGCGCAACGAGTCAAGGACATTGGCGTATGGTACTATATTATGTCGATTATCGGAAAAATATCTGTCGCATCAAGT GCTTTCATTATTGCCTTTTCATCGAACTTCATTCCTCGACTTGTATACGCGGCCGTCAATTATAAACAAAAACGTCCGATGGAGTTCCTAAATTTCACATTGGCTTATTTTGATACAAAAGATTTTCAG GAGGGAACGGAGCCAATGATTTCAGCTTTCGCAAACATAACATCATGTCGATATCAAGAGTATCGAAATCCTCCTTGGTCTGATCAGCCTTacaaaaaaacacaaatctACTGGCACATACTTGCCGCTCGCCTAGCCTTCATCGTTGTTTTCCAA AACATTGTTGGAATGGTGCAAATGATAGTTGCATGGGCGATCCCAGATACTCCACGAAAATTGCGTGACCGAATCAAACGTGAAGAATTCCTAACTCGGGAAATAATCATCGAAAATGAGACCCATCGCAACTCAAATGGACACCTAAAAGTAAGCGTGGATGATGTGGAAAACGGGAATGTTTTCACCGAGATTGACTTAGGTGGAGGGGACGATAGCGATGACAAGTATGCTTTCCGCAGGCGGAGAAATAATCCTGATGTAACTGGAGATCGTACAACTCCAGTGTGA